One Punica granatum isolate Tunisia-2019 chromosome 3, ASM765513v2, whole genome shotgun sequence genomic window carries:
- the LOC116200181 gene encoding uncharacterized protein LOC116200181 has product MKLDTLFKFSHQNEDVHEVSEEKFDGETEKESENIVLLDVSQKTLDSSRTEVEDHDGFWQVSECDGSDSLDSNTADSKIMEVKDYEALNGHSYEDPGHIKEKMDHLSDKIASELEVPDLVICYRENSYLDIKDICIDENMPSCEKILFETDVEKEDLHTLLLLEKDRSSNLMTKTTEVGAPMPDYSKSCEDQDHKNSFNQDGSEDILQAYVKVQEVAEDVLIGQTLSKDQMSASELNQQELSAGDLCHKNTQMPTEEPSMESILSVPARTPADEGRASFSNAEESHNSIIPNHEEAISTSSDESNNASPVSGSSNCSDRKDYGNQENQVSNQSITKVPDSRAGSFRDQYSVGEASFSMVGPVSGLITYSGPIAFSGSLSLRSDSSTTSTRSFAFPVLQSEWHSSPVRMAKADRRHFRKQRGWRQGLLCCRF; this is encoded by the exons ATGAAGCTTg ATACtcttttcaaattctctcaccAAAATGAAGATGTTCACGAAGTGTCTGAAGAGAAATTTGATGGAGAAACTGAAAAGGAAAGCGAGAATATAGTTCTGCTTGATGTCAGTCAGAAAACGTTGGATTCGTCACGAACTGAGGTTGAAGATCATGACGGGTTCTGGCAAGTGTCGGAGTGTGATGGCTCGGATTCTCTAGATAGTAATACAGCAGATAGCAAAATCATGGAAGTTAAGGACTATGAGGCTTTGAATGGTCATTCTTATGAAGATCCCGGACACATCAAGGAGAAGATGGATCATCTTTCCGATAAAATCGCCAGTGAACTTGAGGTCCCTGATCTGGTCATTTGCTACAGAGAGAACTCTTACCTCGATATAAAGGACATTTGCATCGATGAGAACATGCCCTCCTGTGAGAAGATCTTGTTCGAAACAGATGTGGAAAAGGAGGATCTCCACACGTTGCTGCTTTTAGAGAAAGACAGAAGTAGCAATTTAATGACCAAAACCACAGAAGTTGGCGCTCCAATGCCAGATTATTCGAAGAGTTGTGAAGATCAGGACCACAAGAATTCGTTTAATCAGGATGGCTCGGAGGATATCCTGCAGGCATATGTAAAAGTGCAAGAAGTTGCTGAGGATGTCTTGATAGGTCAAACATTGTCTAAGGATCAAATGTCAGCCTCAGAGCTCAATCAACAAGAACTATCTGCTGGAGATTTATGCCATAAAAATACGCAAATGCCCACTGAA GAACCAAGCATGGAATCGATCTTGAGCGTGCCCGCCCGGACTCCTGCAGATGAAGGAAGGGCCAGTTTCTCGAATGCTGAAGAATCTCACAACAGCATTATCCCAAATCATGAAGAAGCAATCTCGACAAGTTCTGATGAATCCAATAATGCTAGCCCTGTAAGTGGTTCATCCAATTGCAGTGATCGAAAGGACTATGGGAATCAAGAGAATCAAGTTTCAAATCAGAGTATTACGAAAGTTCCTGATAGTCGGGCAGGTTCATTCCGAGATCAGTACAGTGTCGGAGAGGCGAGTTTCTCTATGGTAGGCCCCGTCTCCGGGCTTATAACTTACTCGGGCCCGATTGCTTTTTCGGGAAGCCTTTCTCTTAGGTCTGACAGCAGCACAACCAGCACCAGATCCTTTGCCTTCCCCGT ATTGCAGTCGGAGTGGCATAGTAGCCCCGTGAGAATGGCAAAAGCCGACCGGAGGCATTTTCGGAAACAGAGAGGGTGGAGGCAGGGGCTTCTCTGTTGTAGATTCTGA
- the LOC116201144 gene encoding uncharacterized protein LOC116201144 has product MASCSALLLFRRNRSFLSPLTSLSSHFSSAAAFSSPCKQPRFTLPEQSPPLAKKVPFKVSAHGRTWEDLYRWMSNTNDPDFVQYLQEENAYAEAFMADTVDLQNRLVSEMRSRLPTNISTPPERWGPWLYYQCIPEGKEFPVLYRRLEPDKVGWAASVLNYVRGQTGREEILLDWNEVAERYGYVHVGTCRVSPDHRFLAYTLDTTGSEWFNLQVKDLRTGCILPNLQAEGVVSLAWAQDSRTLFYTLADKNQRPYSVLCANIGASNNSDDTVVFTESDSRFCVDITATKDGKFITVNSNSRTSSEVYLIDAMNPLGQLRKILKRMSDVQLFVEHHDEFFYVLTNAPLSQSVEWSGEGYYLARCLFDNIELAKFQDVVLPGEDMSFQDMDVFSGYLVLSICKEGLPMLCSISLPFNLDRKAPVELKELNPWFFPMPSKLCTILPGSNHDFMNPVYRAVLSSPVMPDVIVDYDLSRRKVSTVHQEEVLCASVLSGLTSSDDAEKPVDPLASKKSNNTDIQEVEMQRWKSVSESYCCERKEVISYDGVRIPLTILYSKEAWRQGQSPGLLHGYGAYGEVLDISWCPNRLSLLDRGWLLAFADVRGGGGSDSSWHKSGRGFDKENSIHDFAACGKYLVKEGLIHQDQLCAIGYSAGCILMGAAINMYSDLFRAVILKVPFLDICNTLLDPTLPLTTLDYEEFGNPQMLPQFETMMRYSPYDNIPSGGCHPSTLVTASFLDSRVGVWEAAKWVAKVRDYRCSSCSRSVILRTDMAAGHFSEGGYSQHIEETAYDYAFLMKVLCNHLVLQTQLNFIAN; this is encoded by the exons ATGGCGTCATGCTCTGCCCTCCTCCTTTTCCGCAGGAACCGCTCCTTTCTCAGTCCTCTCACCTCACTCTCCTCGCACTTCTCTTCAGCTGCAGCCTTCTCTTCACCCTGCAAGCAGCCCCGCTTTACACTCCCTGAGCAGTCCCCTCCGCTGGCCAAGAAAGTCCCCTTCAAGGTCTCAGCGCATGGAAGAACATGGGAAGACCTCTACCGTTGGATGTCCAACACGAACGACCCCGACTTCGTCCAGTACCTCCAAGAGGAGAACGCGTATGCCGAAGCCTTCATGGCGGACACTGTCGATTTGCAAAATAGACTGGTGTCCGAGATGAGGAGCCGACTGCCCACCAATATTTCCACTCCCCCTGAGCGCTGGGGCCCCTG GTTATACTACCAGTGCATACCAGAGGGGAAAGAGTTCCCAGTTTTGTATAGGAGGTTGGAGCCTGATAAAGTCGGTTGGGCGGCTTCTGTTCTCAATTACGTTAGAGGACAGACAGGGAGGGAGGAAATCCTACTTGATTGGAACGAAGTTGCTGAGCGTTATG GTTATGTACATGTTGGTACATGCCGAGTTTCACCTGACCATAGATTCCTTGCATACACGCTTGATACTACTGGAAGTGAATGGTTCAATCTCCAAGTTAAGGACCTTAGAACAGGATGCAttcttccaaatcttcaaGCTGAAGGAGTTGTTAGCCTTGCGTGGGCCCAAGATAGTCGCACTCTATTTTATACACTTGCTGACAAGAACCAAAGACCTTACAGCGTTCTTTGCGCAAACATAGGAGCAAGTAATAATTCTGATGATACCGTTGTATTCACTGAAAGTGACTCAAGGTTTTGTGTGGATATTACTGCTACGAAAGATGGCAAGTTCATAACTGTGAACTCAAATTCAAGGACTTCATCCGAG GTTTATTTGATAGACGCAATGAACCCACTTGGACAGTTGAGAAAAATTCTTAAACGAATGTCAGATGTTCAGCTTTTTGTGGAGCATCATGATGAGTTTTTCTATGTTCTCACAAATGCCCCTTTGAGTCAAAGTGTGGAATGGAGTGGTGAAGGCTATTACTTGGCACGTTGCTTATTTGACAACATAGAGTTAGCTAAGTTTCAG GATGTCGTACTTCCAGGCGAGGATATGAGCTTTCAAGACATGGATGTTTTTAGTGGTTATTTAGTGCTTTCCATCTGTAAGGAGGGTTTGCCTATGTTATGCTCCATCAGTTTGCCTTTTAATCTTGACCGCAAG GCTCCAGTTGAACTTAAGGAGCTTAATCCATGGTTTTTTCCTATGCCGTCAAAGCTGTGCACCATCCTGCCTGGTTCAAATCATGATTTCATGAATCCAGTATATCGTGCTGTGCTTTCTTCTCCAGTG ATGCCCGATGTAATCGTGGACTACGACTTGTCAAGAAGGAAGGTCTCCACAGTGCATCAAGAGGAAGTACTCTGCGCTTCTGTCCTTAGTGGATTAACCTCTTCTGATGATGCCGAAAAGCCTGTTGATCCTTTAGCTTCAAAGAAATCAAACAACACTGATATTCAAGAGGTTGAAATGCAGAGGTGGAAGAGTGTCTCGGAATCATACTGCTGTGAGAGAAAGGAAGTCATTTCCTATGATGGTGTAAGGATACCTTTAACGATCCTTTACTCTAAAGAAGCATGGAGGCAAGGTCAATCTCCTGGTCTTTTGCATGGGTATGGTGCTTATGGTGAGGTGCTAGACATAAGCTGGTGTCCAAATCGCCTCAGTTTACTTGATCGTGGTTGGCTCCTTGCATTTGCCGATGTGAG GGGTGGTGGTGGGTCTGATTCTTCGTGGCATAAATCTGGCCGGGGCTTTGACAAAGAGAACTCGATACACGACTTTGCTGCATGTGGCAAGTACTTAGTTAAGGAGGGTCTCATTCATCAAGATCAGCTCTGTGCTATTGGATATAGTGCCGGCTGTATTCTGATGGGAGCAGCTATAAATATGTACTCCGATCTATTTCGTGCCGTCATTCTGAAG GTTCCGTTTCTCGATATATGCAACACATTATTAGATCCTACTCTGCCTCTTACAACATTGGACTACGAAGAGTTTGGGAATCCTCAGATGCTGCCGCAGTTCGAGACCATGATGAGGTATTCCCCCTACGACAACATCCCATCAGGTGGTTGCCATCCTTCCACACTAGTCACCGCATCATTTCTTGACTCAAG GGTTGGAGTTTGGGAAGCTGCGAAATGGGTGGCCAAAGTCAGAGATTACAGGTGTTCAAGCTGTTCTCGTTCAGTTATTTTGCGTACGGATATGGCAGCAGGGCATTTTAGTGAAGGAGGCTACTCCCAACATATCGAGGAGACTGCCTATGACTATGCTTTTCTGATGAAAGTTTTGTGCAATCACTTAGTGCTGCAGACTCAGCTAAATTTTATCGCAAATTGA